One Paenisporosarcina sp. FSL H8-0542 genomic region harbors:
- a CDS encoding response regulator transcription factor yields the protein MQYKILIVEDETILREIVKDYFLNEGYEVVEAIDGEQALESFQKHAFHLIILDIMLPKVDGWTVCRRIRKGSNVPIIMLTARIDEDDTLLGFELGADDYVTKPYSPPILLARVKRLLESRYRLNEGSIDTLTKNGITVDFSSRLVKVEGVNINLTHTEFEILTYLMQNQGIVITREQLLYKIWGHDYFGDDRTINTHIRNLRAKLGSKSKLISTIIRTGYKFEESL from the coding sequence ATGCAGTACAAAATTTTAATAGTAGAAGATGAGACTATTTTACGTGAAATTGTGAAAGATTATTTCCTAAACGAGGGTTATGAGGTGGTTGAAGCCATTGACGGTGAACAAGCATTAGAATCATTTCAAAAACATGCTTTTCATCTAATTATTCTTGATATCATGTTGCCAAAAGTAGATGGATGGACTGTTTGTAGAAGAATCCGTAAGGGATCAAATGTTCCAATCATCATGTTAACTGCACGTATTGATGAGGATGATACATTACTTGGGTTTGAGCTAGGTGCTGATGATTATGTCACAAAGCCATATAGTCCACCAATTTTATTAGCAAGAGTCAAACGTTTACTTGAAAGTCGATATCGATTGAATGAAGGATCAATAGATACTTTAACTAAAAATGGTATTACAGTAGATTTTTCTTCAAGGTTAGTAAAGGTAGAAGGAGTAAATATTAATTTAACACATACCGAATTTGAAATCTTAACATATTTAATGCAAAATCAAGGAATCGTGATTACAAGAGAACAACTCTTATATAAGATTTGGGGACATGACTACTTTGGTGATGATCGAACGATCAATACACATATTCGTAATTTACGAGCGAAATTAGGAAGCAAATCAAAACTGATTTCAACGATTATTCGAACAGGATATAAGTTTGAGGAGAGTTTATGA
- a CDS encoding GNAT family N-acetyltransferase produces the protein MINVVIRRPSIEDIKQLNEFFRIVIIDTFNKEGIVEKSDDINDEIKVKKKYLESDFESNGEKRYFLIALDGDKIIGSIEYGPASDLISDCTNNTFKELIEIGTVFVLPDYQRIGVGNLLLNKMYFTLQNKGIEEFCLDSGYTSAQKIWKKKFGEPDYLLKDYWDEGYDHMIWRVKVSERV, from the coding sequence GTGATTAATGTGGTGATTAGAAGGCCAAGTATTGAGGACATTAAACAGTTAAATGAATTTTTTAGAATTGTTATTATTGATACGTTTAATAAGGAAGGTATAGTGGAGAAGTCGGATGATATTAATGATGAAATTAAAGTTAAGAAAAAATACTTAGAAAGTGATTTTGAAAGCAATGGTGAAAAAAGATATTTTTTGATTGCTTTAGATGGTGATAAAATTATTGGTTCAATTGAATACGGCCCAGCAAGCGATCTCATTAGTGATTGTACAAACAATACTTTCAAAGAGCTAATTGAAATAGGTACGGTATTTGTTCTTCCTGACTACCAGAGGATTGGGGTAGGGAATTTGCTATTAAATAAAATGTATTTTACTTTACAGAATAAAGGCATAGAAGAATTTTGTTTAGATAGTGGATATACTAGTGCACAAAAAATATGGAAAAAGAAGTTTGGAGAACCTGATTACTTGTTAAAGGATTATTGGGACGAGGGGTATGATCATATGATTTGGAGAGTCAAGGTTAGCGAACGGGTTTAG
- a CDS encoding antibiotic biosynthesis monooxygenase yields the protein MSGIAKTPEPPYYAVIFSSQRTEGDNGYGRMADKMVELASQQNGFLGVEDARDEGLGITVSYWDSLQSIKEWKEISAHRVAQNKGKSEWYKNFSLRVCKVERHNFFGI from the coding sequence ATGAGTGGAATTGCGAAAACTCCTGAACCACCTTATTACGCAGTGATTTTTTCTTCACAAAGAACTGAAGGAGATAATGGTTACGGCAGAATGGCGGATAAAATGGTGGAATTAGCTTCTCAGCAGAATGGATTTTTAGGTGTCGAAGATGCACGGGATGAAGGACTAGGAATTACTGTTTCGTATTGGGATTCTTTACAATCCATAAAAGAATGGAAGGAAATTTCAGCCCATAGAGTAGCACAAAATAAAGGGAAATCTGAATGGTATAAAAACTTTTCTCTCAGAGTTTGTAAAGTAGAGAGACATAACTTTTTTGGAATTTGA
- a CDS encoding phage tail protein gives MSYIVDFKNVSTVGLESSPVVEALAGLRANEARYFMNKYKHEFTVVPASEGQETLDYVNRILKEDRDIEFAAQPLETSRFQLENIKFAYVIYEDGLVVNVMYTVDGPRKRAVGFKLSEGMEVPNELEGKFKFARQKSKLAGTIRGSFFVIKGEY, from the coding sequence ATGTCCTATATCGTTGATTTTAAAAATGTGTCTACGGTTGGTTTAGAATCTTCACCTGTAGTAGAGGCGCTTGCTGGTTTACGTGCTAATGAAGCCCGTTACTTTATGAACAAATACAAGCATGAATTTACGGTTGTACCAGCTAGCGAAGGCCAGGAGACCCTTGATTATGTGAACCGAATTTTGAAAGAAGATCGTGATATTGAGTTTGCGGCCCAACCTTTAGAAACGTCGCGTTTTCAACTGGAAAATATCAAATTTGCTTACGTCATTTATGAGGATGGTCTTGTGGTCAACGTCATGTATACGGTTGATGGCCCTAGGAAGCGGGCCGTTGGTTTTAAGCTTTCTGAGGGGATGGAGGTACCAAACGAGTTAGAAGGGAAGTTTAAGTTTGCTAGGCAGAAGTCTAAACTAGCTGGAACAATTCGGGGCTCGTTTTTTGTAATTAAAGGAGAATATTGA
- a CDS encoding GyrI-like domain-containing protein — protein MADYTLEEKDSFTVLGFGTELKSDYTDFAGINKEKSDFWQAFSQDGRLDSLKAIATNDYIFAVNEAVNNKMMHYAGVMTEASAPEEARVIQFPKGEYLVVNGEGKTADELNNKLVGLAFGQVLPEAKNFAYVGGPNATVEMGQRNGLVFGEMWIPVVRK, from the coding sequence ATGGCAGATTATACCTTAGAAGAAAAAGACAGCTTTACCGTTTTAGGTTTTGGAACTGAGCTTAAGAGCGATTACACAGACTTTGCTGGCATAAACAAGGAAAAGTCAGACTTTTGGCAAGCCTTCAGCCAAGATGGAAGGCTTGACTCTTTAAAAGCCATAGCCACAAATGACTACATTTTTGCCGTGAACGAAGCAGTGAATAACAAGATGATGCATTATGCTGGCGTCATGACAGAGGCATCGGCACCAGAAGAAGCCAGAGTAATCCAATTTCCTAAAGGGGAATACCTAGTTGTTAATGGGGAAGGTAAGACGGCTGATGAATTGAATAATAAGCTTGTTGGCCTTGCCTTCGGTCAAGTCTTGCCAGAAGCAAAGAATTTTGCCTATGTTGGTGGGCCAAATGCAACGGTTGAGATGGGGCAGCGAAACGGCTTAGTTTTTGGTGAAATGTGGATTCCTGTTGTTAGGAAATAA
- a CDS encoding HTH domain-containing protein — protein sequence MKKVERINIIMRYINNRAHFTISEIMREFNISRSTAIRDIREIEAMGMPLVAEVGRDGGYFVMHNSVLPAVRFTDNEVKALFIAFMATRNQQLPYLKSRQSLAEKLLGLISENQQNDLVLLNQILLFEGTNPNNPDLLDLSDLPHPMLEKLIQILLLDSYLLITIKEEKVIKSYPIYLLHLYHEKSLWLIEGFDLKEEKKQIFPVEHLTNVKPYPTKKRLSKKKILEKLSKQEEVINLVLELGPKAIAQFKKYHPLKVSISYTNPYQTTAILKTFINVNKPEEVTEITNWLLFLGGDIKVREVPEEVLEGLQERLCLYCP from the coding sequence ATGAAAAAAGTTGAACGGATTAATATCATTATGCGGTATATCAACAACCGCGCCCACTTTACAATTTCTGAAATCATGCGAGAATTTAACATCTCTCGTTCGACAGCTATTAGAGATATCAGAGAAATTGAGGCCATGGGGATGCCACTTGTCGCTGAAGTTGGAAGGGATGGGGGTTATTTTGTCATGCACAACTCTGTCCTGCCCGCTGTTCGCTTTACCGATAATGAGGTCAAAGCTCTTTTTATTGCCTTTATGGCCACAAGAAATCAACAACTTCCCTATCTAAAGAGTCGTCAGTCTTTAGCTGAAAAATTACTAGGCCTCATCTCAGAAAACCAGCAAAATGACCTTGTTCTTTTAAATCAAATCTTGCTTTTTGAAGGGACCAACCCCAATAATCCCGACCTACTTGATCTTTCAGACCTCCCCCATCCCATGTTAGAAAAACTCATCCAAATCCTTCTTTTGGATAGCTATTTATTGATTACCATCAAAGAAGAGAAGGTAATAAAGTCTTATCCAATTTATCTCTTGCACCTTTATCATGAAAAAAGCCTTTGGCTGATTGAAGGCTTTGACTTAAAGGAAGAAAAGAAGCAGATTTTTCCTGTCGAGCATCTCACCAATGTCAAACCTTACCCGACGAAAAAAAGATTAAGTAAGAAAAAGATTTTAGAAAAACTAAGTAAGCAGGAAGAAGTAATCAACCTTGTCCTTGAACTTGGTCCAAAAGCGATTGCCCAGTTCAAAAAATACCATCCTTTAAAAGTTTCAATTTCCTATACGAATCCTTACCAAACCACAGCCATTCTAAAGACTTTTATCAATGTTAATAAGCCCGAAGAAGTGACCGAAATAACAAATTGGCTACTTTTCCTAGGTGGGGATATCAAGGTCAGGGAAGTGCCAGAAGAAGTCTTGGAAGGTTTACAGGAGAGATTATGCTTATACTGCCCATAA
- a CDS encoding type II toxin-antitoxin system HicB family antitoxin codes for MEYKKLVYQACIKQHKEGDFGIYFPNLFPEDGWEYPLAVGTTRLEAIKEAQKQLAFSLAGILYDNEDLPKPLPIQSKDLLEGMEIIDIETATSLDSEEIKEHLKGRHWHISYYFEDNEDEGIEAIGYKNDQGEWDIYFDDYSEDEKTLFFDSSYKKNKEWPYNIILFSVHLRSEAQEKFNHFVENVILKRRTSIEWLEREKDRLESEANFNKALNDLIDEKVKIREISENEAALMKNEITTNVDN; via the coding sequence ATGGAATACAAAAAACTAGTCTATCAAGCATGTATTAAACAACACAAAGAAGGGGATTTTGGTATATATTTTCCTAATCTATTTCCTGAAGATGGCTGGGAATATCCATTAGCAGTAGGAACAACCAGACTTGAAGCGATAAAAGAAGCCCAAAAGCAACTTGCCTTTTCTTTAGCTGGGATCTTATATGACAATGAAGACCTTCCAAAGCCATTACCTATTCAAAGCAAAGACCTACTAGAAGGGATGGAAATAATTGATATAGAAACTGCTACTAGTCTTGATTCTGAAGAAATAAAGGAGCATTTGAAAGGGCGCCATTGGCATATTAGCTATTACTTTGAAGACAATGAAGATGAGGGTATCGAGGCAATTGGATATAAAAATGACCAGGGAGAGTGGGATATATACTTCGATGATTATTCAGAGGACGAGAAAACCCTATTTTTTGATTCCTCTTATAAAAAAAATAAAGAGTGGCCATATAATATAATCCTATTTTCTGTTCATTTACGTTCCGAAGCACAGGAGAAATTTAATCACTTTGTTGAAAATGTAATTTTAAAACGACGTACTTCTATTGAGTGGTTGGAGAGGGAAAAAGATCGATTAGAATCTGAAGCGAATTTTAATAAAGCTCTTAATGACTTAATTGATGAAAAAGTGAAAATTAGAGAGATTAGTGAAAATGAAGCTGCTTTAATGAAAAATGAAATCACCACTAATGTAGATAACTAA
- a CDS encoding DUF5071 domain-containing protein encodes MIHLGSFKDFLPRHKTDDERVEMIKKMDRAQVLPLLPSLLEWIQDMNWPVARGVLELLLTFPEEIVPHVQNVLTLSDDDSWKYFILNHLVNYLPIESRMQFKEYLTRVAEAPTESELYEELNEIAKEILDTI; translated from the coding sequence GTGATACATCTGGGAAGCTTTAAAGATTTTCTGCCACGACATAAAACTGATGATGAAAGAGTTGAAATGATTAAAAAAATGGATAGAGCTCAAGTATTACCATTGTTGCCTAGCCTTCTCGAATGGATCCAAGATATGAATTGGCCAGTGGCACGAGGCGTATTGGAACTACTATTGACCTTCCCAGAAGAAATTGTTCCCCATGTGCAAAATGTATTAACATTATCAGATGATGATAGTTGGAAGTATTTTATATTAAATCATTTAGTCAACTACTTGCCTATAGAGTCTAGAATGCAATTTAAAGAGTATCTAACCAGAGTTGCCGAGGCACCTACAGAAAGTGAACTGTACGAAGAACTTAATGAAATCGCTAAAGAGATTTTAGATACAATCTGA
- a CDS encoding PadR family transcriptional regulator has protein sequence MLKGILEGCLLAIIKRGETYGYEMIEKLEDFGFNMVSEGSIYPVLMRMQKENLVTTVMKASPNGPNRKYYTITEAGQDELADYHARWKELSQAVHALFDNDINKGVE, from the coding sequence ATGTTGAAAGGAATCTTGGAAGGTTGTTTGTTGGCGATTATCAAACGCGGAGAGACGTATGGATATGAAATGATTGAGAAATTAGAAGATTTTGGTTTCAATATGGTCAGTGAAGGGAGTATTTATCCTGTTTTAATGAGGATGCAGAAAGAAAATCTGGTCACAACAGTAATGAAAGCTTCACCAAATGGACCGAACCGAAAATACTATACAATCACCGAAGCAGGGCAAGATGAACTAGCTGATTACCATGCAAGGTGGAAAGAACTTTCTCAGGCAGTGCATGCTTTATTTGATAATGACATAAACAAAGGAGTGGAATAA
- a CDS encoding DMT family transporter, with protein MKNNTLLGSLYLVLASSIWGGMYVVVKVVVSVIPPLELVWMRYLVAIVALLVIGFITRQNWRIEKRYFLLIVAIGVIGNAISIVAQETGTMLSTAQMGAIITSSTPAFMVIFARLILKERLTLKKGISVCLATIGVLLIVGIGNMSMSSTLGGIWLLIAALTWALMSVLVKKLPSDYSQIVVTTYSILVALIVLTPFVLPRLHEINISELTHPTIWGGLLYLGVISTAVGFLLWNRGLQMLNASNGGLFFFFQPVVGTLLGWLILGENIGVTFWIGSILILTGVLFVINEKN; from the coding sequence ATGAAAAACAATACCTTATTAGGTTCATTATATTTAGTTTTAGCATCCAGTATTTGGGGCGGTATGTATGTTGTTGTTAAAGTTGTGGTATCTGTGATACCTCCACTCGAACTTGTGTGGATGCGATATTTAGTGGCAATTGTTGCACTTCTCGTTATCGGCTTCATAACACGACAAAACTGGCGAATTGAGAAACGTTATTTCTTATTAATCGTAGCTATTGGGGTCATTGGTAATGCGATTTCAATTGTTGCTCAGGAAACTGGTACAATGCTATCCACAGCACAAATGGGAGCCATTATAACTTCTTCAACACCAGCATTTATGGTTATTTTTGCTCGCTTAATCCTTAAAGAACGTTTGACATTAAAAAAGGGAATCTCCGTTTGTTTAGCAACAATTGGAGTACTACTCATTGTTGGAATTGGTAATATGAGTATGTCCAGTACACTTGGTGGGATTTGGCTTCTTATTGCTGCTTTAACATGGGCACTCATGTCTGTACTTGTAAAAAAGTTGCCGAGTGATTATTCACAAATTGTGGTAACGACCTATTCTATATTGGTTGCCCTAATTGTATTGACCCCTTTTGTTTTGCCGCGGTTACACGAAATTAATATCTCTGAATTGACTCACCCGACTATTTGGGGAGGACTTTTGTATTTGGGTGTTATCTCAACAGCAGTTGGATTTTTACTTTGGAATCGTGGATTGCAAATGCTTAACGCCTCAAATGGCGGGTTATTTTTCTTCTTTCAACCCGTGGTTGGAACATTACTTGGATGGCTTATTTTAGGCGAGAACATAGGTGTAACGTTTTGGATAGGATCTATCCTAATTCTCACTGGTGTTTTATTCGTTATTAACGAGAAAAATTAG
- a CDS encoding DUF4440 domain-containing protein — MNSESSLKEHLCHLEEKLLKPEIRSSQTELNNLLADNFFEIGSSGKMLYKENGIGEKGIGLVEMTLSDFEIHPLSEDIVLTTYRIFDEIKNQHSLRSSIWKLKNDRWQMSFHQGTKTSDSQ, encoded by the coding sequence ATGAATAGTGAATCTTCATTGAAAGAACATTTATGTCACTTGGAAGAGAAGTTGTTAAAACCGGAAATTCGTTCATCCCAAACAGAGCTAAATAATTTACTTGCAGACAATTTTTTTGAAATTGGAAGTTCGGGTAAGATGTTGTACAAGGAGAATGGTATTGGGGAGAAGGGGATAGGTTTGGTAGAGATGACATTAAGTGATTTTGAAATACATCCATTATCGGAAGATATTGTTCTAACTACCTACCGTATATTTGACGAGATAAAAAACCAACATTCTTTGCGTAGTTCAATATGGAAATTAAAAAATGACAGGTGGCAAATGTCCTTTCACCAGGGTACCAAAACAAGTGATTCGCAATAA